Proteins encoded within one genomic window of Geotalea daltonii FRC-32:
- a CDS encoding ABC transporter ATP-binding protein gives MHEITLTNISYAYGEQTVLEDINFTAAAGEFICLLGPSGCGKSTLLRLLAGLARPTTGTLTLDGKPINGPGLDRGVVFQDYSLFPWMTAGQNVVLALEQAFPGKSRARLRQTAQEYLEMVGLRDVFHKLPGALSGGMRQRAAIARAFAINSPVLLMDEPFGALDAITRARLQDLLLQLWQQNTAERKTVFFVTHDVEEAILLASRVMVMGLNPGSVRGVFPVDIPRPRRRQALYTDPAFLTLRDRLIRELHADVLDELDEGRTVRTAGEGI, from the coding sequence ATGCACGAAATTACCCTGACTAATATTTCATATGCCTATGGGGAACAAACTGTTCTTGAGGATATCAATTTTACTGCGGCAGCTGGTGAGTTCATCTGTCTGCTGGGGCCTTCTGGATGTGGCAAAAGCACCCTCCTTCGCCTGCTTGCCGGTCTTGCACGGCCAACCACCGGTACCCTGACCCTTGATGGAAAACCGATCAATGGACCGGGACTGGACCGTGGGGTGGTCTTTCAGGATTACAGTCTTTTTCCCTGGATGACAGCAGGACAAAATGTCGTTCTGGCGCTTGAACAGGCTTTTCCAGGGAAATCCAGGGCCAGACTTCGCCAGACGGCCCAGGAGTATCTGGAGATGGTCGGGCTTCGGGATGTCTTCCATAAACTGCCTGGGGCACTGTCCGGCGGGATGCGGCAGCGAGCTGCCATTGCCCGGGCTTTTGCCATCAATTCCCCGGTTTTGCTCATGGATGAACCTTTCGGCGCCCTTGACGCCATTACCCGTGCCCGGCTGCAGGACTTGCTGCTTCAACTGTGGCAGCAGAACACTGCCGAACGCAAAACCGTCTTCTTCGTCACCCATGATGTGGAGGAAGCCATTCTCCTGGCCAGCAGGGTCATGGTCATGGGGCTGAATCCCGGTTCGGTGCGCGGTGTCTTTCCGGTGGACATTCCGCGACCGCGACGGCGCCAGGCACTGTACACCGATCCAGCCTTTCTCACCCTGCGCGACCGTCTGATCAGAGAACTTCATGCGGATGTGCTGGATGAACTGGATGAGGGACGAACGGTGCGAACGGCAGGGGAAGGTATCTGA
- a CDS encoding substrate-binding domain-containing protein, protein MNWMRDERCERQGKVSEMAARRHGISVLLLMAVLLIPHTGFTAVKKPIRIGYLDNPGALLVVQAATYGFYDEQGIRVILVPFRDSHKGLAKLDRRKLDAGAFSVGETLKRIAAGSRISIIAGGGRNQQPDQLADLKTDDVGKELSQGIVLAVSTQSGASGKELQVRLVKALILAHRALANRTSTGGAAAEAVSLHLDPNPDFWKLQQLWTYHGLQNETMTRDFLANHVNEEIYCDALDELLDEDGRKDPVLLKLNSRAVCVPDCCPAKPEKKR, encoded by the coding sequence ATGAACTGGATGAGGGACGAACGGTGCGAACGGCAGGGGAAGGTATCTGAGATGGCAGCGAGACGCCATGGAATCAGTGTCCTGCTGCTTATGGCCGTGCTGTTGATTCCTCATACCGGGTTTACTGCGGTTAAAAAGCCCATTCGTATCGGTTACCTGGATAATCCTGGTGCCTTATTGGTGGTACAGGCGGCGACATATGGCTTCTATGATGAGCAAGGGATTAGGGTGATCCTTGTGCCTTTCAGGGATTCGCATAAGGGACTTGCGAAACTGGATCGACGCAAGCTGGATGCAGGGGCGTTTTCAGTCGGTGAAACACTCAAGAGAATAGCTGCCGGCTCCAGGATCAGCATTATCGCCGGGGGGGGCAGAAACCAGCAGCCGGACCAGCTTGCCGATCTGAAAACTGACGATGTAGGGAAAGAATTGAGCCAGGGAATCGTCCTTGCCGTGTCCACCCAGTCGGGCGCTTCCGGCAAAGAGCTGCAGGTCAGGCTGGTAAAGGCCCTTATTCTGGCCCATCGAGCCTTGGCCAACAGGACTTCAACCGGCGGTGCCGCAGCTGAAGCGGTCAGCCTCCACCTTGATCCAAACCCGGACTTCTGGAAGCTGCAGCAGCTCTGGACCTACCATGGGCTGCAGAACGAAACGATGACAAGGGATTTCCTCGCCAACCATGTGAACGAAGAGATCTACTGTGACGCCCTGGATGAACTGCTTGATGAAGACGGGCGCAAGGACCCGGTGCTGCTGAAGCTGAACAGCAGGGCTGTCTGTGTTCCCGACTGCTGTCCTGCTAAACCCGAAAAAAAACGCTGA
- a CDS encoding ABC transporter substrate-binding protein: MKRLILFVLLLTMVASNAIAGGLPKLRVGYIPEPAHGLYFVANEKGYFKEEGVDVELFQFGSAAEGLAALKAEKLDVGTFGTTAPILFISKGSEFTFIGGMMIGGQAIITRPERLAELSGKNLKVYKGKKIGLVKLSTGDVIFKGALKKAGIDYKKDITFVELGTVASVVEAVKKGAVDAGLVYPPHFSLAEKNYGLKVAHYIEDFYPDYTCCRIVAHTKQVNADPETYRKFLAALIRAYRFYKTNPAETVKIYAKALKIDEDIIRNETYVKKVADSNPDPLRKGILDFWQHIRDAGYIAQDYPLDKHINTTIYKQALDGVIRKSPKDKIYKQMLTFYKRNN; encoded by the coding sequence ATGAAACGACTGATTCTGTTCGTCCTGTTGCTGACAATGGTCGCAAGCAACGCCATTGCCGGAGGGCTGCCGAAACTTCGGGTGGGCTATATTCCCGAACCTGCCCATGGGCTGTATTTTGTGGCCAATGAAAAGGGATATTTCAAGGAAGAAGGCGTGGATGTGGAACTCTTCCAATTCGGCAGCGCCGCGGAAGGACTGGCTGCCCTCAAGGCGGAAAAACTGGATGTTGGAACCTTCGGCACCACGGCCCCCATTCTTTTCATCAGCAAGGGGAGCGAGTTTACCTTTATCGGCGGCATGATGATAGGCGGCCAGGCCATTATCACCCGCCCGGAGCGCCTGGCTGAGCTGTCCGGCAAAAATCTCAAGGTCTACAAGGGTAAGAAGATCGGCCTGGTGAAACTTTCCACCGGCGACGTCATCTTTAAGGGAGCCCTGAAGAAAGCAGGTATCGATTATAAAAAGGATATCACCTTTGTCGAGTTGGGAACTGTCGCTTCGGTGGTAGAGGCAGTGAAAAAGGGTGCCGTTGACGCCGGTCTCGTTTATCCCCCCCATTTTTCCCTGGCCGAGAAGAACTACGGGCTGAAGGTCGCACATTACATCGAGGATTTCTATCCGGATTACACCTGTTGCCGCATCGTCGCCCACACCAAGCAGGTGAATGCCGATCCGGAAACCTATCGGAAGTTCCTGGCCGCCCTGATTCGCGCCTATCGTTTTTACAAGACCAATCCCGCCGAGACGGTAAAGATCTACGCCAAGGCCCTTAAAATCGATGAAGACATCATCCGCAATGAAACCTATGTGAAAAAGGTGGCTGATTCCAATCCCGATCCGCTACGCAAGGGCATCCTGGACTTCTGGCAGCATATCCGCGATGCGGGCTACATTGCACAGGACTATCCCTTGGATAAGCATATCAACACCACCATCTATAAGCAGGCCCTTGACGGGGTGATCAGGAAGTCTCCCAAGGACAAGATCTACAAGCAGATGCTCACCTTTTATAAAAGAAACAACTAG
- a CDS encoding ABC transporter substrate-binding protein, whose protein sequence is MKKIVSIVLTIALLALGAAVSQAAPLKKLKVGYLPTSGHLLYFVAKEKGFFQQEGLDVELFRFTNSGEGLTAIKSGKLDAGSFGTSAPLAFIAKGADFTIFGGQMGEGHALIAKPEKAERFKNLKNYKGATIAAVRLATGDVVFRAALHEAGLDWKKDLTIKEFDSPAAVQEAVKKGAVDAGLTWIPYYTMAEKQGLVVVKYSGDVIKSHTCCRQVAVTSTLKERQADFEKFLVALLKAYRFYQSNKNETVNVVAKYVQIDKADLYKDIYGGHLLVSPDPHKKSVVQFWDFMKQADYITSAEKIDNRVNTSIYAGALAALVKREPKEKLWKNLDKEFRAGDANLHIKKH, encoded by the coding sequence ATGAAAAAGATAGTGTCCATAGTTCTTACCATTGCCCTGCTTGCCTTAGGAGCCGCAGTCAGCCAGGCCGCACCGCTGAAGAAACTGAAAGTGGGCTATCTGCCCACCTCCGGCCACCTGCTCTATTTTGTCGCCAAGGAAAAGGGGTTCTTTCAGCAGGAGGGGCTTGATGTGGAGCTGTTCCGCTTCACCAATTCCGGCGAGGGGCTTACCGCCATCAAGAGCGGCAAGCTGGATGCCGGTTCCTTCGGCACCTCGGCGCCCCTGGCCTTTATTGCCAAGGGTGCCGACTTCACCATCTTCGGCGGGCAGATGGGGGAGGGGCACGCCCTGATCGCCAAGCCGGAAAAGGCCGAGCGATTCAAGAATCTGAAAAACTATAAAGGAGCTACCATAGCTGCCGTCAGGCTGGCCACCGGCGATGTGGTCTTCCGCGCTGCCCTGCATGAAGCAGGGTTGGACTGGAAGAAGGACCTGACCATCAAGGAATTCGACTCGCCGGCGGCGGTGCAGGAGGCGGTAAAGAAGGGAGCGGTGGACGCAGGACTGACCTGGATTCCTTACTACACAATGGCCGAAAAGCAGGGCCTGGTGGTGGTCAAATACTCAGGCGACGTCATCAAGTCCCATACCTGCTGCAGACAGGTGGCAGTTACCTCGACACTGAAAGAGCGCCAGGCCGATTTCGAAAAATTCCTGGTGGCCCTGCTCAAGGCCTACCGCTTTTACCAGAGCAACAAGAATGAGACAGTCAATGTGGTAGCCAAGTACGTGCAGATCGACAAGGCTGACCTGTACAAGGACATCTATGGCGGCCACCTGCTGGTAAGCCCCGATCCGCACAAAAAGTCGGTCGTCCAGTTCTGGGACTTCATGAAACAAGCGGACTACATAACCTCCGCGGAAAAAATAGATAATCGTGTCAATACGAGTATCTATGCCGGTGCGCTGGCTGCTTTAGTGAAGAGGGAGCCGAAAGAAAAACTCTGGAAGAACCTGGATAAGGAATTCCGGGCGGGCGATGCCAACCTGCACATCAAGAAACATTGA